The following are encoded in a window of Streptococcus pasteurianus genomic DNA:
- the recU gene encoding Holliday junction resolvase RecU, with product MVNYPHHLIRKQAVPASKKVKKSTVNFANRGMSFEAAINETNNYYLSRNIAVIHKKPTPIQIVKVDYPKRSRAKIVEAYFRQASTTDYSGVYKGRYIDFEAKETRQKTSMPLKNFHAHQIEHMANVLKQDGICFVLLHFSTLKETYFLPASALVDFYQINLGTKSMPLDYIRKNGYVVTTSSLPQVPYLDIIDQKILGGDHN from the coding sequence ATGGTTAATTACCCTCATCATCTTATTCGAAAACAAGCAGTTCCTGCTTCTAAAAAAGTGAAAAAATCAACGGTTAACTTTGCTAATCGTGGGATGAGTTTTGAAGCAGCAATTAATGAAACCAATAATTATTACTTGTCTCGTAATATTGCTGTCATTCATAAAAAACCAACACCGATTCAAATTGTTAAAGTTGATTATCCGAAAAGAAGCCGTGCCAAAATTGTAGAAGCGTATTTTCGACAAGCTTCCACGACCGATTATTCTGGTGTCTATAAAGGACGCTATATCGACTTTGAAGCCAAAGAAACGCGGCAAAAGACATCTATGCCATTAAAAAATTTCCACGCTCACCAGATTGAGCACATGGCAAATGTTTTAAAACAAGACGGCATCTGCTTTGTTCTACTTCATTTTTCGACACTTAAGGAAACTTATTTTCTACCTGCTAGTGCTCTAGTAGATTTTTACCAAATCAATCTCGGCACCAAATCCATGCCACTTGATTATATCAGAAAAAATGGTTATGTAGTGACAACAAGTTCACTACCTCAAGTTCCTTATTTAGATATTATTGATCAAAAAATTTTAGGCGGTGATCACAATTAA
- a CDS encoding DUF1273 domain-containing protein: MAAILVTGYKSFELGIFQDKDERISVIKKAIRYDLIRYFEEGIDWLIFMGNLGFEYWALQVAKELHEEYEFSIATIFTFENHGQNWNEANQVKLGEFKQVDFVKYTYKSYENPSQFKNYNQFLVDNTEGAYLFYDSENETNLKYLLQVMQEKEDYPINFLTFDRLNEFLEEW, translated from the coding sequence ATGGCTGCAATTCTCGTGACGGGTTATAAGAGTTTTGAATTAGGAATCTTTCAAGATAAGGATGAGCGCATTAGTGTTATAAAAAAAGCTATCCGCTATGATTTGATTCGTTATTTTGAAGAAGGAATTGATTGGCTGATTTTTATGGGAAATCTTGGTTTTGAATATTGGGCTTTACAAGTTGCCAAGGAATTGCATGAAGAGTATGAGTTTAGCATAGCAACGATTTTTACTTTTGAAAATCATGGTCAAAATTGGAATGAAGCTAACCAAGTAAAATTAGGTGAATTTAAGCAGGTTGATTTTGTCAAGTATACCTATAAAAGTTATGAAAATCCAAGTCAATTTAAAAACTATAATCAATTTTTAGTAGATAATACAGAAGGAGCCTATCTTTTTTACGATAGTGAAAATGAAACAAATTTAAAATATTTGTTACAAGTGATGCAAGAAAAAGAGGACTATCCGATTAATTTTCTGACCTTTGACCGTCTTAATGAATTCTTAGAAGAATGGTAA
- the gpsB gene encoding cell division regulator GpsB, with protein MASIIYSPKDIFEQEFKTSMRGYDKKEVDEFLDDIIKDYESYISQVQELRAENEKIKQQLASKPKSAPTPSYVGSHTVNAEQQTRVAQSATNIDILKRISRLEKEVFGKQITE; from the coding sequence ATGGCAAGTATTATTTACAGTCCTAAGGACATTTTTGAACAAGAATTTAAAACCAGTATGCGTGGCTATGATAAGAAAGAAGTGGATGAATTCCTTGATGACATCATCAAGGATTATGAAAGTTATATTTCACAGGTTCAAGAACTACGCGCTGAAAATGAAAAAATAAAACAACAACTCGCTTCAAAACCAAAATCAGCGCCAACACCATCTTATGTTGGTTCACATACGGTTAATGCAGAGCAACAAACACGCGTTGCTCAATCAGCAACAAATATTGATATTTTGAAACGTATTAGCCGATTGGAAAAAGAAGTATTTGGAAAACAAATCACTGAATAA
- a CDS encoding THUMP domain-containing class I SAM-dependent RNA methyltransferase, whose translation MKKTFNLVATAAAGLEAVVGREIRDLGIDCQVENGKVRFQGDVRTIATTNLWLRAADRIKIVVGEFPARTFEELFQGVYKLNWENYLPLGAKFPISKAKCVKSKLHNEPSVQAISKKAVVKKLQKVYHRPEGIPLQESGAEFRIEVSILKDKATVMIDTTGASLFKRGYRVEKGGAPIKENMAAAIIELSNWYPDKPFIDPTCGSGTFCIEAAMIGMNIAPGFNRDFAFEEWNWVDADLVQQVRDEAEEKANYDIELDISGFDIDGRMIDIAKKNAEEAGLADVIKLKQMRLQDLKTDKINGVIVSNPPYGERLLDDKAVDILYNEMGQTFAPLKTWSKFILTSDEQFEQNYGSQADKKRKLYNGTLRVDLYQFYGERVKRLVTTPTQEK comes from the coding sequence ATGAAAAAAACGTTTAATTTAGTAGCGACAGCGGCAGCAGGACTTGAAGCGGTTGTAGGGCGTGAAATCCGTGATTTAGGCATTGACTGCCAAGTCGAAAATGGAAAAGTCCGCTTTCAAGGAGATGTTAGAACGATTGCGACAACCAACCTTTGGTTACGTGCAGCTGACCGTATTAAAATTGTAGTCGGTGAATTTCCGGCTCGTACTTTTGAGGAGTTATTTCAAGGTGTTTACAAATTAAATTGGGAAAATTATTTACCACTTGGTGCTAAGTTTCCAATTTCAAAGGCAAAATGTGTGAAATCTAAACTACATAATGAGCCAAGTGTTCAAGCTATTAGTAAAAAAGCTGTTGTTAAAAAACTTCAAAAAGTTTATCATCGTCCAGAAGGTATTCCGCTGCAAGAAAGTGGGGCAGAGTTTAGAATAGAAGTTTCCATTTTAAAAGATAAAGCAACAGTTATGATTGATACAACAGGAGCAAGTCTTTTCAAACGCGGTTACCGTGTGGAAAAAGGTGGGGCACCGATTAAGGAAAATATGGCAGCAGCAATTATTGAGTTGTCAAACTGGTATCCAGATAAACCTTTTATCGACCCAACATGTGGTTCGGGAACCTTCTGTATCGAGGCGGCTATGATTGGCATGAACATTGCGCCAGGCTTTAATCGTGACTTTGCTTTTGAGGAATGGAATTGGGTTGACGCCGATTTGGTTCAACAAGTTCGTGATGAAGCTGAAGAAAAAGCTAATTATGACATTGAACTTGATATTTCTGGATTTGATATTGACGGACGCATGATTGACATTGCGAAAAAGAATGCTGAGGAAGCTGGACTTGCAGATGTCATCAAATTGAAACAAATGCGACTTCAAGATTTAAAAACTGATAAAATCAACGGTGTTATCGTGTCTAACCCCCCTTATGGTGAACGGTTGCTGGATGACAAAGCTGTGGACATCTTGTATAATGAAATGGGACAGACTTTTGCTCCGCTAAAAACATGGAGTAAATTTATCCTAACAAGTGATGAACAATTTGAACAAAACTATGGTTCACAGGCTGATAAAAAACGTAAACTGTACAACGGTACACTAAGAGTTGATTTGTACCAATTCTATGGCGAACGTGTTAAACGTTTAGTTACCACGCCAACACAAGAAAAGTAA
- a CDS encoding cell division site-positioning protein MapZ family protein: MSDKKELPSSEEQEGLNLEDVKNMTIGEAVRKDSELKAGVTESDGVLDKYIKQHRDEVTSQKFEAKLSDFDNLDTKALDNFIKKQRAELVNSGLVGESALKENEATPKAVDFEAEKVEDTQETSQEVPVSEDVASENDSTIQQENVSIEIPNADSAVSEPTPEAASAVVADDKNSEAIALETADEQPTYKNKRVIIGGLAVLVVAIFAVAYGLNYTKEPSTSVASSSTSTTKKSTSSSSSAVAKKAKRAFDDAYAAFFTDDTKTKLKNSEFDNISSLKEKLDDLKDTDYYDDAKKEYDTLAAQITAIQTINALFESNVIVNGEKASATVKSDANFDNLSSDLLNTGNANLDTLLQSAITDGKNQLAALASSSSQEASASISSQTESATQSSSDTSTTPTVSGASGYGITSYDASTLQRSLSRVPYSDSAIADSSNSAWTFADGVLDKIVATSQSRGYFSGNDYILEKVNIINGNGYYNMFKADGTYLFSINCKTGYFVGNASGNSDALDY; the protein is encoded by the coding sequence GTGTCAGACAAGAAAGAATTGCCGTCTTCTGAAGAACAAGAAGGACTTAATTTAGAAGATGTAAAAAATATGACCATTGGAGAAGCTGTTCGGAAAGATTCTGAGTTAAAAGCTGGAGTGACTGAGTCTGACGGTGTTTTGGATAAATACATTAAACAACACCGAGACGAAGTGACATCACAAAAGTTTGAGGCTAAATTATCTGACTTTGACAATTTAGATACCAAAGCTTTGGACAATTTCATTAAGAAACAACGTGCAGAATTGGTCAACAGCGGGCTTGTTGGTGAGTCTGCTTTGAAAGAAAATGAAGCTACGCCTAAAGCTGTTGATTTTGAAGCAGAAAAAGTTGAGGACACTCAAGAGACTTCGCAAGAAGTACCAGTATCAGAAGATGTAGCATCTGAAAACGACTCAACAATTCAGCAAGAAAATGTTAGTATTGAAATACCAAATGCTGATTCAGCAGTTTCAGAGCCAACTCCAGAAGCTGCATCAGCTGTGGTTGCTGATGACAAAAACAGTGAAGCTATTGCTCTTGAAACGGCAGATGAGCAACCAACTTATAAAAATAAACGTGTGATTATTGGTGGCTTGGCGGTTCTTGTTGTCGCTATTTTTGCTGTGGCTTACGGTTTGAATTATACTAAAGAACCAAGCACGAGTGTTGCTAGCTCATCAACATCTACAACTAAGAAATCAACATCATCTAGTTCGTCTGCAGTAGCTAAAAAGGCGAAAAGGGCATTCGACGATGCCTATGCAGCCTTCTTTACAGATGATACTAAAACAAAATTGAAAAATAGTGAATTTGACAATATTTCATCATTAAAAGAAAAACTTGATGACTTGAAAGACACAGATTACTATGACGATGCTAAGAAAGAATACGATACTTTGGCAGCTCAAATTACAGCTATCCAAACAATCAATGCCTTATTTGAATCAAATGTTATTGTAAATGGTGAAAAAGCTTCAGCAACTGTAAAATCTGATGCTAACTTTGATAATTTATCAAGTGACCTTTTGAATACAGGCAATGCTAATCTAGATACATTGTTGCAATCAGCGATTACTGATGGTAAGAATCAGTTAGCTGCTTTGGCATCATCAAGCAGTCAAGAAGCAAGTGCAAGTATCTCAAGCCAAACAGAAAGTGCAACTCAATCATCATCTGATACGTCAACAACACCAACTGTCTCTGGAGCTAGTGGATATGGTATCACATCTTATGATGCTTCTACACTTCAACGTAGCTTGAGCCGTGTTCCTTATAGTGATTCAGCGATTGCGGATTCAAGCAATTCTGCTTGGACATTTGCGGACGGTGTACTTGATAAAATTGTGGCAACATCTCAATCACGTGGTTACTTCTCAGGAAATGATTACATTCTTGAAAAAGTTAATATCATTAATGGAAATGGTTACTACAATATGTTCAAGGCTGACGGAACATACCTTTTCTCAATTAACTGTAAAACAGGTTACTTTGTTGGGAATGCTTCTGGTAATTCGGATGCACTTGATTATTAA
- a CDS encoding (S)-acetoin forming diacetyl reductase, with protein sequence MVKVAIVTGAGQGIGFAIAKRLHDDGFKVGILDYNQETAEKAVQEISPTDAFAVVADVSKRDEVAKAFAKVVEHFGDLSVVVNNAGVAPTTPLDTITEEVFERTFAINVGGTIWGAQAALAEFKKLGHGGKIINATSQAGVVGNPNLTVYGGSKFAVRGITQTLARDLAKDGITVNAYAPGIVKTPMMFDIAHEVGKNAGKDDEWGMQTFAKDITLKRLSEPEDVAKAVSFLAGPDSDYITGQTIIVDGGMQFH encoded by the coding sequence ATGGTAAAAGTCGCTATTGTTACAGGTGCAGGCCAAGGAATTGGCTTTGCTATTGCAAAACGTCTGCATGACGATGGTTTTAAGGTGGGAATCCTTGATTACAATCAAGAAACAGCTGAAAAGGCTGTTCAGGAAATTTCTCCAACAGATGCCTTTGCTGTGGTTGCAGATGTGTCAAAACGTGACGAAGTAGCAAAAGCTTTCGCAAAAGTTGTTGAACACTTTGGAGATTTATCAGTTGTGGTTAATAACGCTGGCGTAGCTCCAACGACACCTTTGGATACGATTACTGAGGAAGTGTTTGAACGTACTTTTGCCATTAATGTCGGAGGTACGATTTGGGGAGCCCAAGCAGCTTTGGCAGAGTTCAAAAAATTAGGACACGGTGGTAAGATTATTAATGCAACTTCACAAGCAGGTGTTGTTGGTAATCCTAACTTGACTGTTTACGGTGGTAGTAAATTTGCGGTGCGTGGCATCACACAAACCTTAGCACGTGATTTAGCTAAGGATGGCATTACAGTAAATGCTTACGCACCTGGAATTGTTAAAACACCAATGATGTTTGACATTGCGCATGAAGTCGGTAAAAATGCTGGTAAAGATGATGAATGGGGAATGCAAACTTTTGCAAAGGACATCACTTTAAAACGTTTGTCAGAACCAGAAGACGTTGCAAAAGCTGTTAGCTTTTTAGCAGGACCTGATTCTGATTACATTACAGGTCAAACAATCATTGTTGATGGCGGTATGCAGTTCCATTAA
- a CDS encoding S-ribosylhomocysteine lyase, with protein MSKKEVTVESFELDHTIVKAPYVRLISEEAGPLGDVISNFDIRLVQPNENAIPTAGLHTIEHLLAKLIRERIDGMIDCSPFGCRTGFHLIMWGKHNTTEIAKVIKSSLEEIANVTSWEDVPGTTIESCGNYKDHSLFTAKEWAKLILKDGISDAPFERHVI; from the coding sequence ATGTCTAAAAAAGAAGTTACTGTGGAAAGTTTTGAACTTGACCACACTATCGTTAAAGCCCCTTACGTCCGCCTTATTTCAGAAGAAGCTGGACCTCTAGGCGATGTTATTTCAAACTTTGATATTCGTCTTGTGCAACCTAACGAAAATGCTATTCCAACAGCTGGTTTACATACTATCGAACACTTGCTTGCTAAACTTATTCGTGAACGAATTGACGGAATGATTGACTGCTCTCCGTTTGGTTGCCGTACTGGTTTCCATTTGATTATGTGGGGGAAACACAATACAACTGAAATCGCCAAAGTTATCAAATCAAGTTTAGAAGAAATTGCCAACGTAACATCATGGGAAGATGTTCCAGGAACAACCATTGAATCTTGCGGCAACTATAAAGACCATAGCCTTTTTACCGCTAAAGAATGGGCAAAATTAATTTTAAAAGACGGTATTTCAGACGCCCCATTTGAACGTCATGTCATCTAA
- a CDS encoding ribonuclease Y → MPNIIILIVFALIGLIVGYALISVRLKSAKEAAELTLLNAEQDAVNLRGQAELEAEQIRKTAERESKSYRKELLIEAKEEARKYREEIEKEFKSERQELKQMETRLTERASSLDRKDENLTSKEKVLDSKEQSLTDKSRHINEREKQIGELEEQKKAELERVALMTIAEAREIILTETETNLTHEIATRIKDAEREVRDKSSKLAKNILAQAMQRMAGEYVTEQTITTVHLPDDSMKGRIIGREGRNIRTLESLTGIDVIIDDTPEVVVLSGFDPIRREIARMTLEALIQDGRIHPARIEELVEKNRLEMDNRIREYGEAAAFEIGALNLHPDLIKIMGRLQFRTSYGQNVLRHSVEVGKMAGILAGELGENVTLARRAGFLHDMGKAVDREVEGSHVEIGTELARKYKENPIVVNAIASHHGDVEPESVIAVIVAAADALSSARPGARNESMENYIKRLRDLEEIATSFEGVQNSYALQAGREIRIMVQPTKVSDDEVTILAHKVREKIEGNLDYPGNIKVTVIRELRAVDYAK, encoded by the coding sequence ATGCCAAATATTATTATCTTGATTGTTTTTGCCCTCATTGGTTTGATAGTTGGTTATGCGCTGATTTCAGTTAGACTTAAGTCTGCGAAAGAAGCGGCAGAACTCACTCTTTTAAATGCAGAACAAGACGCTGTTAATCTACGTGGTCAAGCGGAGTTAGAAGCTGAGCAAATCAGAAAAACAGCCGAACGAGAAAGTAAATCATATCGTAAAGAATTACTAATCGAGGCAAAAGAAGAGGCTAGAAAATATCGTGAAGAGATTGAAAAAGAATTTAAATCTGAAAGGCAAGAGTTAAAACAAATGGAAACTCGTTTGACAGAACGAGCTTCTTCTCTTGACCGCAAGGATGAAAACCTAACCAGCAAGGAAAAAGTGTTGGATAGTAAAGAACAAAGTCTAACCGATAAATCTAGACACATTAATGAGCGTGAAAAACAAATCGGAGAACTAGAAGAACAGAAAAAAGCAGAACTTGAACGCGTAGCGCTCATGACGATTGCTGAAGCGCGTGAAATTATTTTAACGGAAACAGAAACTAATTTGACGCACGAAATTGCTACTCGTATCAAAGATGCTGAACGTGAAGTCCGAGATAAATCTAGCAAACTTGCTAAAAATATTCTCGCGCAAGCTATGCAACGTATGGCAGGTGAATATGTTACTGAACAAACTATTACAACAGTTCACTTACCAGACGATAGCATGAAAGGTCGTATCATTGGACGTGAAGGACGTAATATCCGCACACTTGAAAGTTTGACAGGAATTGACGTTATCATTGATGATACCCCTGAAGTTGTTGTTCTTTCAGGATTTGATCCGATTCGTCGTGAAATCGCTCGAATGACTTTGGAAGCTTTGATTCAGGACGGACGTATTCACCCAGCTCGTATCGAGGAATTGGTTGAAAAAAATCGTTTGGAAATGGATAACCGTATTCGTGAATATGGTGAGGCTGCTGCATTTGAAATTGGAGCCCTTAACTTGCACCCTGATTTGATTAAAATTATGGGACGCCTGCAATTTAGAACATCATACGGTCAAAACGTCTTACGTCATTCTGTCGAAGTTGGTAAGATGGCAGGTATTCTCGCAGGGGAACTTGGTGAAAATGTGACGCTTGCTCGTCGTGCAGGTTTCTTGCATGATATGGGGAAAGCCGTTGACCGTGAGGTTGAGGGAAGCCACGTTGAAATCGGAACGGAACTTGCTCGTAAATACAAGGAAAATCCGATTGTCGTTAATGCCATTGCTAGTCACCACGGTGATGTAGAACCAGAAAGTGTTATCGCTGTGATTGTTGCAGCTGCAGATGCGCTGAGCTCAGCTCGTCCAGGTGCTCGTAACGAATCAATGGAAAATTACATCAAACGCCTTCGTGATTTGGAAGAAATTGCCACAAGCTTTGAAGGTGTCCAAAATAGCTATGCTTTGCAAGCAGGACGTGAAATTCGCATTATGGTGCAACCAACTAAAGTTTCTGATGATGAGGTAACAATCTTAGCTCACAAAGTTCGTGAAAAAATTGAAGGTAATCTTGATTACCCGGGTAACATTAAAGTTACCGTTATTCGTGAACTTCGTGCAGTTGATTATGCAAAATAA
- the gmk gene encoding guanylate kinase, which produces MTERGLLIVFSGPSGVGKGTVRQEIFSTPDHKFEYSVSMTTRQKRPGEVDGVDYFFRTREEFEELIKNGQMLEYAEYVGNYYGTPLTYVNETLDKGIDVFLEIEVQGALQVKKKVPDGVFIFLTPPDLDELKDRLVGRGTDSEEVIRQRIERAKEEIALMREYDYAVVNDEVPLAAERVKRIIEAEHFRVDRVIGRYNDMIKDID; this is translated from the coding sequence ATGACCGAACGTGGTTTGTTAATTGTTTTCTCAGGACCTTCTGGGGTTGGTAAGGGAACAGTTCGCCAAGAAATTTTTTCAACACCGGATCATAAATTTGAATATTCCGTTTCTATGACAACACGCCAAAAACGGCCAGGAGAAGTCGATGGCGTTGATTATTTCTTCCGAACTCGTGAAGAATTTGAGGAGCTTATTAAAAATGGTCAAATGTTGGAATATGCTGAATACGTAGGAAACTACTATGGCACACCACTGACTTATGTTAATGAAACTCTTGATAAGGGGATTGACGTGTTCCTTGAAATCGAAGTGCAAGGAGCGCTTCAAGTTAAGAAGAAAGTTCCAGATGGGGTGTTTATTTTCTTAACGCCACCTGATTTGGACGAATTAAAAGATCGTTTGGTAGGACGTGGTACAGATAGCGAGGAAGTTATCCGCCAACGTATCGAACGTGCTAAAGAAGAGATCGCTTTGATGCGTGAGTATGATTATGCTGTTGTTAACGATGAAGTGCCTTTGGCAGCTGAACGCGTTAAGCGCATTATCGAGGCAGAACATTTCCGTGTTGATCGTGTTATCGGACGATATAACGACATGATTAAAGATATTGATTAA
- the rpoZ gene encoding DNA-directed RNA polymerase subunit omega codes for MMLKPSIDTLLDKVPSKYSLCILQAKRAHELEAGAKPTQEFKSVKATLQALEEIESGNVVIHPDPEAKRTAVLARIEAERLVKEEEERKIKEQIAKEKEEGEKI; via the coding sequence ATGATGTTAAAACCTTCTATCGATACTTTGCTTGATAAAGTACCTTCAAAATATTCACTTTGCATTCTTCAAGCCAAACGTGCTCACGAACTTGAAGCAGGTGCTAAACCAACTCAAGAATTCAAATCTGTAAAAGCAACTTTACAAGCACTTGAAGAAATTGAGTCTGGTAATGTTGTGATTCACCCAGACCCAGAAGCTAAACGCACAGCTGTTCTTGCTCGTATCGAAGCAGAACGTCTAGTTAAAGAAGAAGAAGAACGTAAAATCAAAGAACAAATCGCTAAAGAAAAAGAAGAAGGAGAAAAAATCTAA
- a CDS encoding primosomal protein N', with translation MVKIAQVIVDVPLMQTDKPFSYIIPKDVEDQVTIGSRVHVPFGRGNRLLQGFVVGFSDTFDNTVTDLKAISEVLDFEPVLNVEQLELAEQMRHTVFSYKISILKSMIPNLLNSQYDKRLTPTESLSSEERLALFGEKESRLYSSFTEEEAKKVARLVQAGKITVDYLAKDKKNIKTEKYYYIQAEKMAAADISNRAKKRLELRDYLLEHPEEGRLSDLHHLFSRDVVKFFVDNQLITVLEREKKRSDAYFDVATTDFLDLNAEQAAVVEQVTSQIAQESNPFLLEGVTGSGKTEVYLHIIDKVLKLGKTAIVLVPEISLTPQMTNRFISRFGKQVAIMHSALSDGEKFDEWRKIKSGQARVVVGARSAIFVPIENIGAIIIDEEHEATYKQESNPRYHARDVALLRAKYHKAVLLMGSATPSIESRARASRGVYQFLQLTHRANPMAKIPKVEIVDFRDYVGQQEVSNFTPYLLEKIADRLEKNEQVVLMLNRRGYSSFIMCRDCGYVDECPNCDISLTLHMDTKTMNCHYCGFEKSIPHTCPNCHSRSIRYYGTGTQKAYDELVEVFSQARILRMDVDTTRQKGAHQRILDKFGNHEADILLGTQMIAKGLDFPNVTLVGVLNADTSLNLPDFRSSERTFQLLTQVAGRAGRAEKEGEVLIQTYNPQHYAIQLAQKQDYEAFYAYEMGIRRQLAYPPYYFTVGLTLSHKDEQTVVRKSFELLQLLRQQLSDKIKILGPTPKPIARTHNLYHYQIIVKYRFEDNLENVLNQILDLTQLPENKDLRLVIDYEPQNFM, from the coding sequence ATGGTAAAAATTGCTCAGGTCATCGTTGATGTCCCACTTATGCAAACAGATAAACCTTTCTCTTACATCATTCCGAAAGATGTTGAAGACCAAGTGACCATCGGTTCACGAGTTCATGTCCCTTTTGGACGTGGTAATCGGCTTTTGCAAGGCTTTGTTGTCGGTTTTTCTGATACTTTTGATAATACTGTGACTGACTTAAAAGCTATTAGTGAAGTTTTGGATTTTGAGCCTGTGTTGAATGTAGAACAGCTAGAATTGGCAGAGCAGATGCGTCATACCGTGTTTTCTTATAAAATTTCCATTCTGAAATCGATGATTCCTAATCTGCTGAATTCGCAGTATGATAAACGTTTAACGCCTACAGAAAGCTTATCTAGCGAAGAACGTTTGGCATTGTTTGGTGAGAAAGAGAGCCGACTTTATTCGTCATTCACTGAGGAAGAAGCGAAAAAAGTCGCTCGCTTGGTTCAAGCAGGAAAAATTACCGTTGATTATTTAGCTAAAGATAAGAAAAATATCAAAACGGAAAAATATTATTACATTCAAGCTGAAAAAATGGCTGCCGCAGACATCTCCAATCGTGCTAAAAAAAGATTGGAATTACGTGATTATTTGTTAGAGCATCCTGAAGAAGGAAGACTGTCAGATTTGCATCATCTTTTTTCACGTGATGTTGTCAAATTTTTTGTGGATAATCAGTTGATAACTGTCCTTGAAAGAGAGAAAAAACGTTCAGACGCTTATTTTGATGTAGCAACAACAGATTTTCTTGATTTAAATGCTGAACAAGCGGCTGTCGTTGAACAAGTAACTAGCCAAATTGCTCAGGAAAGTAATCCGTTTTTACTGGAAGGTGTGACAGGTTCAGGAAAAACTGAAGTTTATCTGCATATCATTGACAAGGTTTTGAAACTCGGTAAAACAGCCATTGTCTTGGTGCCTGAAATTTCTTTGACACCACAAATGACCAATCGTTTTATTTCACGTTTCGGCAAGCAAGTGGCTATCATGCACTCTGCTTTGTCAGACGGTGAAAAGTTTGACGAATGGCGAAAAATCAAGTCTGGACAAGCACGTGTCGTTGTTGGGGCACGCTCTGCCATTTTTGTTCCTATTGAAAATATTGGTGCCATTATCATTGACGAGGAACATGAGGCGACTTACAAGCAAGAATCCAATCCGCGCTACCATGCGCGTGATGTGGCTTTGCTTCGTGCTAAATACCATAAAGCTGTGTTGTTAATGGGCTCTGCAACACCAAGTATCGAAAGCCGTGCTCGGGCTAGTCGAGGTGTTTACCAATTCCTACAATTGACACATCGTGCTAATCCTATGGCAAAGATTCCAAAAGTTGAAATTGTCGATTTTCGCGATTATGTCGGGCAGCAAGAGGTTAGCAACTTTACTCCGTATCTCTTAGAAAAAATTGCTGACCGCTTAGAAAAAAATGAGCAAGTCGTGCTCATGCTCAATCGTCGTGGTTACTCTAGTTTTATCATGTGCCGTGATTGTGGCTATGTTGATGAATGTCCAAATTGCGACATTTCCTTGACGCTGCATATGGATACCAAAACCATGAATTGTCATTATTGTGGTTTTGAAAAATCCATTCCACACACTTGTCCGAATTGTCATAGCCGTAGTATTCGGTATTATGGAACAGGAACACAGAAGGCTTATGATGAACTCGTGGAAGTTTTTTCACAAGCTCGTATTTTACGAATGGACGTTGATACCACACGTCAAAAAGGGGCTCATCAACGTATTTTGGATAAGTTTGGCAACCATGAAGCCGATATTTTACTTGGCACACAAATGATTGCTAAGGGACTTGATTTCCCAAATGTTACTTTGGTAGGAGTTTTAAATGCGGATACGTCTTTAAATTTACCTGATTTTCGTTCTTCTGAACGCACATTCCAATTGTTGACACAAGTTGCAGGGCGTGCAGGACGTGCAGAAAAAGAAGGTGAGGTTCTTATCCAGACTTACAATCCACAGCACTATGCTATTCAGCTAGCACAAAAGCAAGACTACGAGGCATTTTACGCTTATGAAATGGGAATCCGTAGGCAATTAGCTTATCCGCCTTATTATTTCACGGTCGGATTGACCTTATCACATAAAGATGAGCAGACCGTTGTCCGTAAATCATTTGAACTCTTGCAATTATTGCGCCAGCAATTATCAGATAAAATCAAAATTCTCGGTCCGACACCAAAACCGATTGCCAGAACGCATAATCTTTATCATTATCAAATTATCGTTAAATATCGCTTTGAGGACAATTTAGAGAATGTCTTGAACCAGATTTTAGATCTGACACAATTACCAGAAAATAAAGATTTACGCTTAGTCATTGACTATGAGCCACAAAATTTCATGTAG